One window of the Chitinophaga niabensis genome contains the following:
- a CDS encoding RNA polymerase sigma-70 factor, protein MHISHQHPAVPASVLAAFRTGSEKAFREIFMAYDTRLTAYASKICITRQDAEEVVQDVFTSLWEHRAGMEGNDLSGWLITVCRNKALKSLRRQILHTDISSLPKVPADLSDPLQQLYFQEIEQYIHTIIQSLPPMRKKIFLMSRDEDKSYQQIADELGISVLTVKKQISLALAHLRTQVTPYAYSLAVLLFPVY, encoded by the coding sequence CCAGCCTCTGTTCTCGCCGCGTTCCGGACTGGGTCTGAAAAGGCATTCCGGGAAATATTCATGGCCTACGATACCCGCCTTACCGCTTATGCATCCAAAATATGCATCACCCGGCAGGATGCAGAAGAAGTAGTACAGGATGTATTTACCAGCCTCTGGGAGCACAGGGCCGGGATGGAAGGCAATGATCTCTCCGGCTGGCTCATCACCGTATGCCGCAACAAGGCCCTTAAATCCCTGCGCAGGCAGATCCTGCATACGGATATCAGCAGCCTGCCCAAAGTACCCGCTGACCTGTCAGACCCGCTGCAACAGCTCTATTTCCAGGAGATCGAACAATACATCCACACCATTATTCAATCCCTCCCACCTATGCGGAAAAAGATCTTTCTCATGAGCCGGGATGAAGATAAAAGTTACCAGCAGATCGCGGATGAGCTGGGCATTTCCGTACTCACCGTGAAGAAGCAGATAAGCCTTGCCCTCGCACATTTACGCACACAGGTCACTCCCTATGCTTACAGCCTGGCTGTGTTGCTGTTCCCCGTATATTAA